A window of Roseburia hominis A2-183 genomic DNA:
GTTAATCAGTCTTTTCCCGCTTTTATCCGTGTACGGTTATCAGGCATACAAGCATTATCATGACGGCGCGAGCCTGTTTATTCATTCCCCGAAGGAAGAATATTCCACCGCCGAAAATATTCTGCACATTTTAAGACCGGACAGCAAGTTCTCGCCGCTTGAAGCAAAGCTTTTGGATATTGCCCTGATTCTTCACATGGAACACGGCGGCGGTAACAACTCCACCTTTACCACCCACCTGGTATCTTCCTCCGGAACCGATACATACTCCGTTATTGCGGCATCGTTAGGTTCCCTCAAAGGTCCCAAGCACGGCGGTGCCAACATCAAGGTGGTGCGCATGTTCGACGATATGAAGGCCAATCTCAAGGACTGGACGGACGAGGAGGAGATCAGCCGTTACCTGACTGCCCTGCTCCACAAGGAAGCGTTCGATCACGCCGGTCTGATCTACGGTATGGGACACGCGGTCTATTCGCTGTCCGATCCGCGTGCACAGATCTTCCGCGGATTCGTAAAGCGTCTCTCCGCAGAAAAGGGCTATGAAAAAGAATTCGCACTCTACACGGCAGTGGAACGTCTTGCCCCGCAGATCATTGCCGCCGAGCGCAAGATCTATAAAGGTGTCAGCCCGAATGTCGACTTCTTCAGCGGATTCGCCTACAGCATGCTCGGACTTCCGGTCGAACTCTACACGCCGATTTTCGCCATCGCGCGAATCGCCGGATGGAGTGCGCACCGTCTGGAGGAAGTTGCAGGCGGCGGCAAGATCATGCGTCCTGCCTACAAAAACGTCGGCGAGCATAAGATTTATGTCCCGATGGATGAGCGTGTCTGATTTTCACTGCACGCCTTGTTCTAAAAAAGCCGCCCCGGACTGACGGAGCGGACAAAATGGAATACTATGGAAAATACGCGAGATGAGAGAACTCCGTCTGTAATGGACGGGGCTCTTCTTTAGAGGAAAATGCGAGTGTTTCTTTCATGCCGCGTTTGACATCTTATTCTGTGTCTTTGCCACGTTTGAA
This region includes:
- a CDS encoding citrate/2-methylcitrate synthase, producing the protein MNQFCEITPELRRLAAKSAECSKIDPELYTRYDVKRGLRDLNGKGVLVGLTEISEVSSTKIVNGESVPADGELFYRGYNVKDLIAGLPEDSHFGFEECTYLLLFGKLPKKHELRDFSALLSSYRTLPTSFVRDIIMKAPSKDMMNTLARSVLTLYSYDEMADDVSLPNVLRQCLQLISLFPLLSVYGYQAYKHYHDGASLFIHSPKEEYSTAENILHILRPDSKFSPLEAKLLDIALILHMEHGGGNNSTFTTHLVSSSGTDTYSVIAASLGSLKGPKHGGANIKVVRMFDDMKANLKDWTDEEEISRYLTALLHKEAFDHAGLIYGMGHAVYSLSDPRAQIFRGFVKRLSAEKGYEKEFALYTAVERLAPQIIAAERKIYKGVSPNVDFFSGFAYSMLGLPVELYTPIFAIARIAGWSAHRLEEVAGGGKIMRPAYKNVGEHKIYVPMDERV